In Aegilops tauschii subsp. strangulata cultivar AL8/78 chromosome 3, Aet v6.0, whole genome shotgun sequence, one genomic interval encodes:
- the LOC109780893 gene encoding la-related protein 6A: MDGQAPHPVAVAPESLPQPPPRLETEAEDDPVVVPDASDAASSEPSKVGALSTSPLIKAEDDPVVVPDSVEPASSEASVVSAGGVVPPSRPLEAEEDPLIVPDTSEATNVGTGSVVPLLPSPPLEAEDDPLIVPVIDASSEASDVVTSGVVLTDELRDKIVKQVEYYFSDENLPTDEFMLKFVMKNKEGLGNVPLGVIASFRKMKKLVQDHSTIEAALRTSSKLVVSSNGKRVRRLHPLPCNELKDVKKRTVVVENLPLDFSLESIQEKFGSVGKIMKITIHDPHAVGESAASKKPDFMLSNKVHAIVEYEAVEAAEKAVATLNDERNWRTGMRVILLAKRSVVGSGKNIQSSKENHGTCLRKNNEGQFSKEVQQSVSEKNGGADSGEVASDKENVNSDVNHEEVRQHQRANASGGRKGRYRIQGKGLSGQGHGSSPTIPGSDSASKPISGPRMPDGTRGFTMGRGRLLPLPEAEKAQKTEE; the protein is encoded by the exons ATGGACGGCCAGGCTCCACACCCCGTCGCCGTCGCACCCGAATCCCTGCCGCAGCCACCTCCGCGTCTGGAGACGGAGGCGGAGGACGACCCCGTCGTCGTCCCCGACGCCTCCGATGCCGCTTCTTCGGAGCCCTCCAAGGTCGGCGCCCTTTCGACGTCGCCTCTTATCAAGGCGGAGGACGACCCGGTCGTCGTCCCCGACTCCGTCGAACCCGCTTCTTCGGAGGCCTCCGTGGTTAGCGCAGGTGGTGTGGTGCCGCCGTCGCGGCCTCTTGAGGCGGAGGAGGATCCCCTCATCGTCCCCGACACTTCCGAGGCCACCAATGTTGGCACAGGTAGCGTGGTGCCCCTGTTGCCATCGCCACCTCTTGAGGCGGAGGACGACCCCCTCATCGTCCCCGTCATTGATGCCTCCTCGGAGGCCTCCGACGTGGTTACCTCTGGTGTCGTGCTTACGGACGAGCTCCGTGACAAGATAGTTAAACAG GTGGAGTACTACTTCAGCGATGAGAATCTTCCCACAGATGAGTTTATGTTGAAATTTGTGATGAAGAACAAGGAGGGCCTTGGTAATG TTCCGCTTGGAGTTATTGCATCATTCAGAAAAATGAAGAAACTTGTTCAGGACCACTCTACAATTGAAGCTGCCCTTAGGACATCATCCAAGCTG GTTGTGAGCTCTAATGGGAAAAGGGTCAGAAGGTTACATCCCTTACCATGCAATGAATTGAAAGACGTGAAG AAAAGGACTGTTGTGGTGGAAAATCTACCTCTGGATTTCTCCCTGGAGAGTATACAGGAGAAATTTGGATCAGTTGGCAA AATTATGAAGATAACCATCCATGATCCACATGCAGTTGGAGAATCTGCAGCATCGAAGAAGCCTGACTTCATGTTGAGTAATAAG GTACATGCCATTGTTGAGTATGAAGCAGTGGAGGCAGCTGAGAAGGCT GTGGCCACCTTAAACGATGAGAGGAACTGGAGAACTGGGATGAGAGTCATACTTCTGGCTAAACGAAGTGTAGTGGGATCAGGAAAGAATATCCAGTCTTCAAAAGAAAATCATGGAACATGTTTGAGAAAGAACAACGAGGGCCAGTTTTCGAAAGAAGTACAGCAGTCGGTATCAGAAAAAAATGGTGGTGCTGATTCAGGAGAGGTTGCTTCAGATAAGGAGAATGTGAACTCTGATGTTAACCATGAG GAAGTGCGCCAACACCAAAGGGCAAATGCTAGCGGTGGTCGAAAAGGCAGGTACAGAATCCAAGGAAAAGGCCTGAGTGGACAAG GGCACGGCTCATCCCCTACTATTCCTGGTTCGGACTCTGCAAGCAAGCCTATTTCTGGACCGAGAATGCCGGATGGAACAAGGGGCTTTACAATGGGGCGTGGTAGATTGCTTCCACTTCCAGAAGCTGAGAAGGCCCAGAAGACTGAGGAATAG